The Streptomyces sp. NBC_00224 genome has a window encoding:
- the glnA gene encoding type I glutamate--ammonia ligase, producing the protein MFQNADDAKKYIADNDVKMVDVRFCDLPGVMQHFTIPATAFDPSEELAFDGSSIRGFQAIHESDMALRADLSTARLDPFRRDKTLNINFFIHDPITGEQYSRDPRNIAKKAEAYLASTGIADTAYFGPEAEFYVFDSVRFSTAANEGFYHIDSEAGAWNTGAVEDNRGYKVRYKGGYFPAPPVDHFADLRAEISLELEKSGLQVERQHHEVGTAGQAEINYKFNTLLAAADDLMLFKYIVKNVAWRNGKTATFMPKPIFGDNGSGMHVHQSLWTAGEPLFYDEQGYAGLSDTARYYIGGILKHAPSLLAFTNPTVNSYHRLVPGFEAPVNLVYSQRNRSAAMRIPITGSNPKAKRVEFRAPDPSSNPYLAFSALLLAGLDGIKNKIEPAEPIDKDLYELAPEEHAGVPQVPTSLPAVLEALEADNEYLQAGGVFTSDLIETWIDYKRTAEIAPIQLRPHPHEFELYFDI; encoded by the coding sequence ATGTTCCAGAACGCCGACGACGCCAAGAAGTACATCGCGGACAACGACGTCAAGATGGTCGACGTCCGGTTCTGCGATCTTCCCGGCGTGATGCAGCACTTCACGATTCCGGCGACGGCGTTCGACCCGTCCGAGGAGCTCGCCTTCGACGGCTCGTCGATCCGTGGCTTCCAGGCCATCCACGAGTCCGACATGGCGCTGCGCGCCGACCTGTCGACCGCGCGCCTGGACCCCTTCCGCCGCGACAAGACGCTGAACATCAACTTCTTCATCCACGACCCGATCACGGGTGAGCAGTACAGCCGCGACCCGCGCAACATCGCCAAGAAGGCCGAGGCCTACCTCGCGTCGACCGGCATCGCGGACACCGCGTACTTCGGCCCCGAGGCCGAGTTCTACGTCTTCGACAGCGTGCGCTTCAGCACCGCCGCGAACGAGGGCTTCTACCACATCGACTCCGAGGCCGGCGCCTGGAACACCGGTGCGGTCGAGGACAACCGCGGCTACAAGGTCCGCTACAAGGGCGGCTACTTCCCGGCCCCGCCGGTCGACCACTTCGCCGACCTGCGTGCCGAGATCTCCCTGGAGCTGGAGAAGTCCGGCCTCCAGGTCGAGCGCCAGCACCACGAGGTGGGCACGGCCGGCCAGGCGGAGATCAACTACAAGTTCAACACGCTGCTGGCCGCGGCCGACGACCTGATGCTCTTCAAGTACATCGTGAAGAACGTCGCGTGGCGCAACGGCAAGACCGCGACCTTCATGCCGAAGCCGATCTTCGGCGACAACGGCTCGGGCATGCACGTGCACCAGTCCCTGTGGACCGCCGGCGAGCCGCTCTTCTACGACGAGCAGGGCTACGCGGGCCTGTCGGACACCGCCCGCTACTACATCGGCGGCATCCTCAAGCACGCCCCGTCGCTGCTCGCCTTCACCAACCCGACGGTGAACTCCTACCACCGCCTGGTCCCCGGCTTCGAGGCCCCGGTCAACCTGGTGTACTCGCAGCGCAACCGCTCCGCCGCGATGCGCATCCCGATCACGGGCTCGAACCCGAAGGCGAAGCGCGTCGAGTTCCGCGCCCCGGACCCGTCCTCGAACCCGTACCTGGCGTTCTCGGCCCTCCTCCTCGCGGGCCTCGACGGCATCAAGAACAAGATCGAGCCGGCCGAGCCGATCGACAAGGACCTCTACGAGCTCGCCCCCGAGGAGCACGCGGGCGTCCCCCAGGTCCCGACCTCCCTCCCGGCGGTACTGGAGGCCCTGGAGGCCGACAACGAGTACCTCCAGGCGGGCGGCGTCTTCACGTCCGACCTGATCGAGACGTGGATCGACTACAAGCGCACGGCGGAAATCGCCCCGATCCAGCTGCGCCCGCACCCGCACGAGTTCGAGCTTTACTTCGACATCTAA
- a CDS encoding DUF4191 domain-containing protein: MARKENADTTANPGRLKQIALTYKMTRKADSKVGLVVAAVGIVTFGVFLAFGFWIGHPIYLGILGFLLAFLAMAIVFGRRAERAAFGQMEGQPGAAAAVLQNIGRGWTTTPAVAMNRSQDVVHRAVGKAGIVLVAEGNPNRVKSLLAAEKKKMARIVVDVPVHDVMVGDGEGQVPLKKLRTTLLKLPRVLAGPQVTAANDRLRAMGDLMSNMPLPKGPMPKGMRMPRGGKAR, translated from the coding sequence ATGGCGAGGAAGGAAAACGCAGACACTACTGCGAACCCCGGGCGACTGAAGCAGATCGCCCTGACCTACAAGATGACCCGCAAGGCCGACTCGAAGGTCGGTCTCGTCGTCGCGGCAGTGGGAATCGTCACCTTCGGTGTCTTCCTCGCGTTCGGGTTCTGGATCGGTCACCCCATCTACCTGGGCATTCTCGGCTTCCTGCTGGCCTTCCTCGCCATGGCGATCGTCTTCGGACGCCGTGCCGAGCGCGCTGCCTTCGGGCAGATGGAAGGACAGCCGGGGGCCGCGGCCGCGGTGCTCCAGAACATCGGCCGCGGCTGGACGACGACCCCGGCGGTGGCGATGAACCGCAGCCAGGACGTCGTGCACCGGGCGGTCGGCAAGGCCGGCATCGTGCTGGTGGCCGAGGGCAACCCGAACCGGGTGAAGTCGCTGCTGGCGGCCGAGAAGAAGAAGATGGCGCGGATCGTGGTGGACGTACCCGTCCACGACGTGATGGTCGGCGACGGAGAGGGCCAGGTGCCCTTGAAGAAGCTCCGCACCACGCTGCTGAAGCTCCCGCGCGTCCTGGCGGGGCCGCAGGTCACCGCGGCCAACGACCGGCTGCGCGCGATGGGCGACCTGATGAGCAACATGCCGCTTCCCAAGGGGCCGATGCCCAAGGGGATGCGGATGCCGCGCGGCGGGAAGGCGCGCTAA
- a CDS encoding RDD family protein — MDNRQAIGSWLSGPRAAAEEMGVDFGYRGEQLGLPEEGPGAIAPLGRRFGAIFIDWSVSALIAYGLLAHRTLHLTNNWALVVFLVMSILTVGTVGFTPGKRILGLRLIAEGGGRLGFFRSLLRSVLLCLAIPALVWDRDGRGLHDRLARAIQVRI; from the coding sequence GTGGACAACAGGCAAGCAATCGGATCGTGGCTCTCCGGGCCCCGCGCGGCGGCCGAGGAGATGGGCGTCGACTTCGGTTACCGGGGCGAGCAGCTCGGTCTGCCGGAGGAGGGGCCGGGCGCCATCGCCCCCCTGGGTCGGCGCTTCGGCGCCATCTTCATCGACTGGTCGGTGAGCGCCCTGATCGCATACGGGCTCCTCGCGCACCGCACCCTCCACCTCACCAACAACTGGGCGCTCGTCGTCTTCCTGGTGATGAGCATCCTGACCGTCGGCACGGTCGGCTTCACCCCCGGCAAGCGCATCCTGGGCCTGCGCCTGATCGCCGAGGGCGGCGGCCGCCTCGGCTTCTTCCGGTCCCTGCTCCGCAGCGTGCTGCTGTGCCTCGCCATCCCGGCCCTGGTCTGGGACCGCGACGGCCGAGGCCTCCACGACCGCCTGGCGCGCGCGATCCAGGTCCGGATCTAG